A single Lactuca sativa cultivar Salinas chromosome 8, Lsat_Salinas_v11, whole genome shotgun sequence DNA region contains:
- the LOC111898885 gene encoding uncharacterized protein LOC111898885 has protein sequence MEALEVPEHEHPLKLIDLQLEYPLYHEEEEVHDDDDDDDDEGDDLIRKEVLHGVKCGRCCHEIHMYHRYYYKCVGGDSSSSSSSSSSCECDFSLHKFCAELSTRLDHTLHRHPLIQRQMVGDWSCRICKCLHKPLEMCYDCSQSECHFPIDVNCGVEVGKKIIHHPSHLHLLMCVFPKPILCECSACGKEHKGIFYQCTICSSFAIHNDCAFLPENLLIQHTTNHAFDHIHPLTVSYSFPLIDQKAKHDPKCRVCNHDFVATEDLWIYKYDKCLYYAHVGCTTPTSVRPVGAFRQFEVEDYDYEHPGRLLHLPFPDETYNIPKHLFSQETGTSDDHKAEHLTHKSHQHPLILVDHTRSNGLTSSSWLLKCHNPMKKTQLLCDGCLKPITATMPFYICANDDGGCNNFALHEWCTRLPTEIENHPVHPYHTLVLMYSHSLPFFFGMFYCNVCHLFCNGFAYGCVECGYYVDVTCGFMPEQISHKLHPYHILSITREGSRAPLCNMCHLNTSVGPFLFCCDMCGFFMHSRCAFLILEAIRHKYDEHPMQLSYLPIENHKSEYFCEICEGDLNPHVSFYHCKVCA, from the exons ATGGAAGCACTTGAAGTACCAGAACACGAGCATCCACTAAAGCTCATCGATTTGCAGCTAGAGTATCCACTCTaccatgaagaagaagaagtacatgatgatgatgatgacgacgatGATGAGGGTGATGATCTGATTAGGAAAGAGGTACTTCATGGTGTCAAATGTGGGAGGTGTTGCCATGAAATCCATATGTACCATAGATACTACTACAAATGTGTGGGGGGtgattcatcatcatcatcatcatcatcatcatcatgtgaATGTGATTTCTCGCTTCACAAATTCTGTGCTGAGCTGTCAACAAGGTTGGATCACACATTACACCGACACCCTCTTATCCAACGTCAGATGGTTGGCGATTGGTCATGTCGTATTTGTAAGTGCCTTCACAAACCTCTAGAAATGTGTTACGATTGTTCTCAATCTGAATGTCATTTTCCCATTGATGTAAATTGTGGTGTGGAAGTAGGAAAAAAGATCATCCATCATCCTTCCCACCTACACTTGCTAATGTGTGTATTCCCTAAGCCCATTTTATGCGAGTGCAGTGCGTGTGGAAAGGAACATAAAGGTATCttctatcaatgtaccatttgttCTAGCTTCGCCATACATAATGATTGTGCTTTTCTACCAGAAAATTTGCTAATCCAACACACCACAAATCATGCTTTTGATCATATTCATCCACTCACCGTTTCATATTCCTTCCCCTTGATAGATCAAAAAGCTAAACATGATCCCAAATGTAGAGTATGCAATCATGATTTTGTAGCTACGGAGGATCTTTGGATTTACAAATACGATAAATGTTTGTACTATGCTCATGTCGGTTGCACTACTCCAACATCAGTCAGGCCTGTTG GAGCTTTCAGACAATTTGAAGTGGAAGATTACGATTATGAGCATCCTggtcgtcttcttcatctcccaTTCCCTGATGAAACATACAACATACCAAAACACTTGTTTTCCCAAGAAACTGGAACAAGCGATGATCATAAGGCAGAACACCTAACACACAAGAGTCATCAACACCCTCTGATTCTAGTTGATCACACACGGAGCAATGGGCTAACATCCTCCTCTTGGTTATTAAAGTGTCATAACCCAATGAAAAAGACCCAACTGCTATGCGATGGATGCCTCAAACCAATCACCGCAACCATGCCATTTTACATATGTGCTAATGATGATGGTGGTTGCAATAACTTTGCTCTCCATGAGTGGTGCACGCGCCTCCCCACAGAAATAGAAAACCACCCTGTTCACCCATACCATACCCTTGTTCTTATGTACTCACATTCCCTTCCTTTCTTTTTCGGTATGTTCTATTGTAATGTTTGTCATCTATTTTGCAACGGATTTGCTTATGGTTGTGTCGAATGTGGATACTATGTTGATGTTACTTGTGGGTTTATGCCTGAACAAATCTCACATAAACTCCACCCGTATCACATTCTTTCAATAACTCGAGAAGGATCTCGTGCTCCGCTTTGTAATATGTGTCACCTAAATACCTCTGTAGGTCCGTTTTTATTCTGTTGCGACATGTGTGGATTTTTCATGCATTCCAGATGTGCTTTCTTAATACTCGAGGCAATCAGGCACAAGTATGACGAGCATCCAATGCAACTAAGTTACCTACCAATTGAGAACCACAAGAGTGAATACTTTTGTGAAATTTGTGAGGGGGATTTAAATCCTCATGTGTCTTTCTATCATTGTAAAGTTTGTGCTTAG
- the LOC128127829 gene encoding uncharacterized protein LOC128127829 translates to MLRLQPYVAGGEVVIQNYIFHSYDVQHRLFNFVLDRDFWSSLFGHTHDGWLESAHITIWYRLLMEKRFESDRHTIVPPNFFVSHALEEEQDWRTFMAGIATYPNFMVAWWDVDTVLLPIHSSPNHWLFGELRLASMEVHIYDSLGRGAYEKFKSEGIFSKFERRVANYLDKIKYWARRNIPRIPLNMQFIYEENVPQQSSHLGDCGVFVCMFMEQLVSGQPICVLIDPKNAALEFRL, encoded by the exons atgttgcgcctgcaaccttacgtagcaggcggtgaggttgtcatccaaaattatatatttcattcatatgatgtccagcatcgtttgtttaatttcgtgttagatagagatttttggagctcattgtttgggcatacacacgacggatggttggagtcagcg catataaccatttggtaCCGACTATTGATGGAGAAACGGTTTGAGAGCGACAGACATacaatagtgcctccaaatttttttgtttcccATGCTTTGGAAGAAGAACAGGACTGGAGGACGTTTATGGCTGGTATTGCTACGTACCccaacttcatggttgcttggtgggatgttgatacg gtcttattgccgattcattcatcccctaatcattggctatttggggaactacgattagcgtcaatggaagtgcatatttatgacagtcttggtagaggggcttatgaaaaattcaaatctgaaggaatcttttccaaatttgaacgtcgggtggcaaattatttggacaagattaagtattgggcccggaggaacatcccaaggattccattgaatatgcaattcatttatgaagaaaatgttccccagcaaagtagtcatttgggagattgcggtgtttttgtttgtatgtttatggagcaattGGTTTCAGGTCAACCAATATGTGTTCTTATTGACCCAAAGAACGCAGCTTTAGAGTTCCGTCTATAG